The following coding sequences are from one Methanocorpusculum vombati window:
- a CDS encoding heavy-metal-associated domain-containing protein, which translates to MTTQKIEFGVSGMHCGGCSGHLTTMLAELPGVAEVKVDHVAGTASLSVDYDQTTFEDITECVLDAGFEVVPGSLKNF; encoded by the coding sequence ATGACAACGCAGAAGATTGAATTTGGCGTTTCCGGTATGCACTGCGGAGGATGTTCCGGTCACCTGACAACGATGCTTGCGGAACTTCCGGGTGTTGCAGAGGTGAAGGTTGATCACGTTGCCGGGACAGCTTCGCTTTCGGTTGACTACGATCAGACAACATTTGAAGATATTACCGAATGTGTTCTGGATGCGGGCTTTGAAGTCGTACCCGGTTCATTGAAAAATTTCTGA
- a CDS encoding 50S ribosomal protein L21e, with amino-acid sequence MAKHNGIKKRTRYKLQKGLRERGMPNVTSVIQHFEEGQKVHIVIEPSVQKGMPHPRFHGKTGTVLGQRGRAWLLEIKDGNATKVVISRPQHLKAQKY; translated from the coding sequence ATGGCAAAACATAACGGTATTAAGAAACGGACACGGTATAAGCTTCAGAAAGGTCTTCGTGAGCGCGGAATGCCGAACGTAACCTCGGTCATCCAGCACTTTGAAGAGGGGCAGAAGGTTCACATCGTCATTGAGCCAAGTGTGCAGAAGGGCATGCCGCACCCGCGTTTCCACGGCAAGACCGGCACGGTTCTTGGCCAGCGCGGTCGCGCCTGGCTTCTTGAGATCAAAGACGGCAATGCAACCAAAGTGGTCATCTCCCGTCCGCAGCACCTCAAGGCACAGAAATATTAA
- a CDS encoding HemK2/MTQ2 family protein methyltransferase: MKPDTTQIYFPAEDTHLLIRAALAEVKTSDRVLEVGTGSGAVAKAVMTVAPQTMATEINPHAAAYATAEGVAVVRGNLLDPLKGEFDLILFNAPYLPTRPEERINDWLEFALDGGETGREVIERFLPAAADRLAKFGRILLLVSSATGLPELLALGKQYGMISIIADSEQMEDGETLYVLRISRDLCCMGDDGNPNRRDKTSGTPLCWYDNAED, encoded by the coding sequence ATGAAACCGGATACCACACAAATCTATTTTCCCGCAGAGGACACACATCTGCTGATCCGTGCGGCTCTTGCCGAAGTGAAGACCTCCGATCGTGTACTGGAAGTCGGGACCGGATCTGGAGCTGTTGCCAAAGCAGTAATGACAGTTGCGCCGCAGACAATGGCAACGGAGATCAATCCGCATGCAGCAGCGTATGCGACGGCGGAGGGGGTAGCGGTTGTCCGGGGAAATCTGCTGGATCCTCTGAAAGGGGAGTTTGATCTGATTTTGTTCAATGCACCCTATCTGCCGACGAGACCCGAAGAACGTATCAATGACTGGCTTGAGTTTGCGCTGGACGGAGGAGAGACCGGACGCGAGGTGATTGAACGGTTCCTGCCTGCGGCAGCAGATCGTCTTGCGAAGTTTGGACGGATTCTTCTGCTGGTTTCCTCAGCAACGGGACTTCCGGAACTGCTCGCACTGGGTAAACAGTACGGGATGATTAGCATCATTGCAGATTCGGAACAAATGGAAGACGGCGAGACATTATACGTCCTGCGCATCTCGCGGGATCTCTGCTGCATGGGAGATGACGGTAACCCGAACAGAAGAGATAAGACATCAGGAACACCATTGTGTTGGTATGACAACGCAGAAGATTGA
- a CDS encoding RNA polymerase Rpb4 family protein, whose translation MKVKKVISEEMMSLPELREVLISIRDQRAGGDGETETSARTMSYELRKSIDHADSLGKCDPATANVIIDELNGLEKIRPEIAYRIVNIMPESRDELRAIYAKERYTLLPEDLDQILDILRQHA comes from the coding sequence ATGAAAGTGAAAAAAGTTATCAGCGAAGAAATGATGTCGCTGCCGGAGCTTCGCGAGGTGCTGATCTCAATTCGTGACCAGCGTGCCGGCGGAGACGGTGAGACGGAAACGTCTGCACGGACGATGTCGTACGAGCTGCGCAAGAGTATCGATCATGCCGACAGTCTCGGAAAGTGCGATCCTGCAACCGCAAACGTCATTATTGACGAGTTGAACGGTCTTGAGAAGATAAGACCGGAGATCGCCTACCGGATTGTCAATATCATGCCGGAAAGCCGCGACGAACTTCGCGCCATCTACGCAAAGGAACGGTACACGCTTCTTCCGGAAGATCTGGATCAGATCCTTGATATACTCCGCCAGCATGCGTGA
- the rsmA gene encoding 16S rRNA (adenine(1518)-N(6)/adenine(1519)-N(6))-dimethyltransferase RsmA codes for MKAPKDQHFLVDADAVALIADTIPVAGRKVLEIGPGGGVLTAALLARGATVRAVELDGSLLPNLEQRFAGQLASGQLQIIRGDASKVPLPEFELVVANLPYSISSKITFRLLETGFESAVLMYQLEFGKRMIAPPGNGEYGRLSVMAQTYADVEMILELPPEAFSPPPEVWSIVVKITPHEPPVPIRDRSVHAVLVRELFSHRRKTIRNGLRGMQSIYGTAVMTNLTEALPAELLDKRPEMLSVTDFIDLSNRLSVLRV; via the coding sequence ATGAAGGCTCCCAAAGATCAACATTTTTTAGTAGATGCAGACGCCGTTGCGCTGATTGCAGATACCATTCCGGTAGCCGGCAGAAAGGTCCTTGAGATCGGCCCCGGCGGCGGAGTCTTAACCGCTGCACTGCTGGCACGCGGAGCAACGGTTCGTGCAGTGGAACTGGACGGATCGCTTTTGCCGAATCTTGAGCAGCGGTTTGCCGGACAGCTCGCATCCGGCCAGCTGCAGATAATCCGCGGTGATGCATCAAAGGTACCCCTGCCGGAGTTTGAGCTGGTGGTAGCAAACCTGCCGTACTCCATCTCTTCGAAGATTACGTTCCGGCTGCTGGAAACCGGTTTTGAATCAGCAGTACTGATGTACCAGCTGGAGTTCGGAAAGCGGATGATTGCACCGCCGGGAAACGGTGAGTATGGAAGACTCTCGGTGATGGCGCAGACGTATGCGGATGTGGAAATGATTCTGGAACTTCCGCCCGAAGCATTCTCACCGCCGCCGGAGGTGTGGTCAATTGTGGTAAAGATTACCCCTCATGAACCGCCGGTACCAATCAGAGATCGCAGTGTGCATGCCGTACTCGTCAGAGAACTCTTCTCCCACCGGAGAAAAACAATCCGGAACGGCCTTCGCGGTATGCAGAGCATCTACGGAACTGCCGTGATGACAAATCTCACCGAGGCACTGCCCGCAGAGCTGCTGGACAAACGACCGGAGATGTTGTCGGTAACAGATTTTATTGATCTTTCCAACCGGTTATCTGTTCTGAGAGTATGA
- a CDS encoding DUF655 domain-containing protein, with the protein MPPKTERADKKEVEAVVLDFLQWGYADDKRPLNQREPIILAVGTDQFKLLELIPKRNFAINLHDKVYIGDGERKIVERVKRRISYDELTNTAKGELEPVISMIIAESEPRFVKFYNEAVPISLKLHMLNLLPGFGKKTLTDTLTERQKKPFESFEDIRSRVKTLAKPEKFILERIMLELENPDEKYHLFTSK; encoded by the coding sequence ATGCCTCCAAAAACCGAGAGAGCCGACAAAAAGGAAGTCGAAGCTGTTGTACTGGATTTTCTTCAGTGGGGATATGCGGATGACAAACGCCCCTTAAACCAGCGGGAGCCGATTATCCTCGCGGTCGGCACCGACCAGTTTAAACTGCTGGAGCTGATTCCCAAACGCAACTTTGCCATCAATCTGCATGACAAGGTGTACATCGGTGACGGCGAGCGGAAGATTGTCGAGCGGGTGAAGCGCCGGATCTCCTATGATGAACTGACCAATACCGCAAAAGGCGAACTTGAACCGGTGATCTCCATGATCATTGCAGAAAGTGAACCGCGGTTCGTGAAGTTCTATAACGAAGCAGTACCGATCAGTCTGAAACTGCACATGCTGAACCTTCTTCCGGGTTTTGGAAAGAAGACACTGACCGATACACTGACCGAGCGGCAGAAGAAACCGTTCGAAAGCTTTGAAGATATCCGTTCCCGGGTGAAGACACTTGCAAAACCGGAGAAGTTTATTCTTGAACGGATTATGCTGGAGCTGGAAAACCCGGACGAGAAGTATCACCTCTTCACGTCAAAATGA
- the cmk gene encoding (d)CMP kinase → MRITISGSPGSGTTSLGKALAERHGLRYLSAGEVFRSLAKEHGMDLAAFGKLAEENPEIDLKIDARQKEIGEASDNIILEGRLAGWMVENADLKILLYASPDCRAERIAERENLTSEEACAATVDREACEAARYMEYYEIDIADPSPYDIVINSETFNQEEVIAIAESVMAMVSKKN, encoded by the coding sequence ATGCGGATTACGATCAGCGGATCACCCGGTTCGGGGACCACCTCTCTTGGCAAGGCGCTTGCCGAGAGACATGGTCTCCGGTATCTTTCCGCCGGTGAGGTGTTTCGCAGCCTTGCCAAGGAGCATGGTATGGACCTTGCCGCTTTTGGAAAACTTGCGGAGGAAAATCCTGAGATCGATCTCAAAATCGATGCCCGGCAAAAAGAGATTGGCGAGGCAAGCGATAACATCATTCTGGAAGGGCGTCTTGCCGGATGGATGGTGGAGAACGCTGATCTGAAAATTCTGCTCTATGCATCCCCCGACTGTCGTGCAGAACGCATTGCCGAGCGGGAAAATCTTACCTCTGAAGAGGCCTGCGCCGCCACCGTTGATCGGGAAGCCTGCGAGGCCGCACGTTATATGGAGTACTATGAGATTGATATCGCGGATCCTTCGCCGTACGATATCGTTATCAACTCCGAGACATTCAATCAGGAAGAGGTTATCGCCATTGCGGAATCTGTTATGGCAATGGTTTCAAAGAAGAACTAA